A region from the Geobacillus vulcani PSS1 genome encodes:
- a CDS encoding glycosyltransferase family 39 protein: MKKKQWKLDGWIIAIIVWSAFLHLYQIGNSGSNVYYTAAAKSMAASWKAFFFAALDPEGFITVDKPPVALWLQALSVKLFGVSDWSVLLPEAAAGIASTWMIYVIVQPWAGQTAARWASFVFSCTPAFVAVARTNNIDAVLVFTLLFATWMLMKAVITQRWTWLVGSFAVVGIGFNMKMLQAYMVLPAFYLFYWLAGRVPWKKRAGHLLLATIVLLSVSLSYAAAVALIPADKRPYIGGSQTNSVLELALGYNGIERLTGEAGPGGGKGRADVNGNAQPPVDDKTPFNGKAGTAFPDGSGGAPPTVGSQLQSPPSVPGGGMGGIGRGEIGDPGVLRLFQLPLAGQASWLLPFAAVVAIGLGIDVWRRRQMTAFHQFLLFWFAWLGPMLVFFSIAGFYHRYYLSMLAPAIAVLVGAGGAMLALLASSERWTRWLFPAALVATYAFEVWTAWQYRSSFSPVWPLAVGFYGSAMVCLWFAMEGREHGRRIVYRAALIGVLALPAYWSLTPVLYGTNSTIPYAGPDLQRDRGAPMPTAAMPDGQEERSLRGETGQPGDGAGRWQTSRSLTALVSYLEQHAGEAKYLAATIRATEAAELMLHTDRAVMAMGGFGGTDPVLTPKKLEEMARNGEVKYFLLSGEGRGNHELVQWIQTHCKEVPFSEWNGGEKALNGGMERREMTLYVYNG, encoded by the coding sequence ATGAAGAAAAAACAATGGAAATTGGATGGATGGATCATTGCAATCATAGTTTGGTCGGCTTTTTTGCATCTCTATCAAATAGGAAACAGCGGTTCCAACGTCTATTACACGGCAGCGGCGAAAAGCATGGCGGCAAGCTGGAAGGCGTTTTTCTTTGCCGCACTCGACCCAGAGGGATTTATTACCGTTGATAAGCCCCCAGTCGCTCTTTGGTTGCAGGCGCTCAGCGTGAAGCTGTTTGGCGTTAGTGATTGGAGTGTTTTGCTTCCGGAAGCGGCGGCGGGGATCGCGTCTACATGGATGATTTATGTCATCGTCCAGCCGTGGGCCGGACAGACAGCGGCGCGGTGGGCAAGTTTCGTCTTTTCTTGCACCCCGGCGTTCGTCGCTGTGGCGCGGACGAACAATATTGATGCCGTATTGGTGTTCACATTGCTCTTCGCGACTTGGATGCTGATGAAGGCGGTGATAACGCAACGATGGACGTGGCTGGTTGGCAGTTTTGCGGTCGTCGGCATCGGGTTCAATATGAAAATGTTGCAGGCGTACATGGTGCTCCCGGCGTTTTACTTATTTTACTGGCTAGCTGGGCGGGTGCCGTGGAAAAAACGGGCCGGACATTTGCTGTTGGCGACGATCGTGCTGCTTTCGGTTTCGCTTTCGTATGCGGCTGCGGTGGCGCTGATTCCTGCAGATAAGCGTCCGTATATCGGGGGCAGTCAGACGAATTCTGTGTTAGAGTTGGCGCTTGGATATAACGGAATTGAGCGGTTGACCGGGGAAGCTGGACCCGGTGGAGGAAAGGGGAGGGCGGATGTTAACGGCAACGCGCAGCCACCTGTTGATGACAAGACACCGTTCAACGGCAAAGCGGGAACGGCGTTTCCGGATGGGTCAGGAGGGGCGCCGCCAACGGTGGGCAGCCAACTGCAAAGTCCACCATCTGTGCCTGGAGGTGGGATGGGTGGCATTGGTCGCGGCGAGATTGGTGACCCGGGCGTCCTTCGTTTGTTTCAACTGCCGCTTGCCGGGCAGGCGAGCTGGCTGTTGCCGTTTGCGGCTGTCGTAGCGATCGGCTTGGGAATAGACGTATGGCGACGCCGGCAGATGACCGCGTTTCATCAATTCTTGCTCTTTTGGTTTGCCTGGCTTGGTCCGATGCTCGTATTTTTTAGCATTGCCGGATTTTATCACCGCTATTATTTAAGTATGCTGGCGCCGGCTATAGCGGTATTAGTGGGAGCGGGAGGAGCGATGTTGGCCTTGTTGGCGTCCAGCGAACGGTGGACGAGGTGGTTGTTCCCGGCCGCCCTGGTGGCGACGTATGCGTTCGAAGTATGGACAGCCTGGCAATACCGTAGTTCGTTCTCCCCAGTATGGCCGCTCGCTGTCGGATTTTATGGGTCTGCAATGGTTTGCCTTTGGTTCGCGATGGAAGGCCGCGAGCATGGGAGGCGGATTGTCTATCGAGCTGCGCTCATTGGCGTGCTGGCATTGCCGGCCTATTGGTCGCTGACGCCAGTGCTATATGGGACAAACAGCACCATTCCATACGCTGGACCAGATTTACAACGAGATAGAGGCGCGCCCATGCCGACAGCCGCGATGCCGGATGGACAAGAGGAGCGTTCGCTGAGAGGAGAGACGGGCCAACCCGGCGATGGGGCGGGGCGGTGGCAAACTTCCCGCTCGTTGACAGCGTTAGTGTCCTATTTGGAGCAGCATGCGGGTGAAGCCAAATATTTAGCGGCCACCATCCGTGCGACCGAGGCGGCGGAGTTGATGCTTCACACCGATCGAGCGGTGATGGCGATGGGCGGATTCGGCGGAACGGATCCCGTACTAACGCCGAAGAAGCTAGAGGAAATGGCTCGCAACGGTGAGGTGAAGTATTTTCTCCTTTCCGGTGAAGGGCGAGGAAATCATGAGCTTGTTCAATGGATTCAAACACATTGCAAAGAAGTTCCATTTTCAGAATGGAATGGCGGAGAAAAGGCCCTAAACGGTGGAATGGAGCGCAGAGAAATGACGCTCTACGTATACAATGGATAA
- a CDS encoding glycosyltransferase family 2 protein: MATYSVIIPVYNEALVIRETYRRLKIVMEQTGEPYELLFVNDGSTDGTLDILRELAVKDETVKYIDFSRNFGHQIAITAGMDYASGQAVIIIDADLQDPPELILDMIARWKEGYDVVYARRVKRKGETLFKRWTAYVFYRLLRAATEIDIPADTGDFRLIDRKVCNQLRYMRERNRFVRGLVSWVGFRHIAVEYEREPRLAGETKYPLKKMIRFSLDGITSFSHKPLKLASWLGFALSAASVVGMMAVLYLKWFTHSTVAGWASLLMVMLFCNGVTMTMLGITGEYIGRIYDEVKERPLYIVNETWGVGTRHERKPSYIP; encoded by the coding sequence ATGGCGACCTATTCTGTCATTATTCCTGTCTATAATGAAGCGCTCGTGATCCGTGAGACGTACCGACGGCTGAAAATAGTGATGGAGCAAACGGGTGAGCCGTATGAATTGTTGTTTGTTAATGACGGCAGCACCGATGGGACGCTCGATATCTTGAGGGAACTGGCCGTGAAAGATGAAACGGTGAAGTACATTGACTTCTCCCGCAATTTCGGTCATCAAATCGCGATTACAGCAGGAATGGATTACGCCTCTGGCCAAGCTGTCATCATCATTGACGCCGACTTGCAAGATCCTCCTGAACTGATTTTGGACATGATCGCGCGATGGAAAGAAGGGTATGATGTTGTCTATGCCCGGCGCGTCAAGCGGAAGGGGGAGACGTTGTTCAAGCGATGGACAGCGTATGTGTTCTACCGCTTGCTGCGGGCGGCGACCGAGATCGACATTCCCGCTGATACCGGCGATTTCCGTCTCATTGACCGGAAAGTGTGTAATCAGTTACGCTATATGCGGGAGCGAAATCGTTTTGTCCGGGGGCTTGTCAGCTGGGTCGGTTTTCGGCACATAGCGGTGGAATACGAGCGAGAGCCGCGGCTGGCTGGGGAGACAAAGTATCCACTTAAAAAGATGATTCGTTTTTCGTTAGACGGCATTACGTCTTTTTCGCATAAGCCGCTCAAATTGGCGAGCTGGCTTGGGTTTGCTTTGTCGGCGGCAAGTGTGGTCGGCATGATGGCGGTATTGTACTTGAAGTGGTTCACCCATTCGACCGTGGCCGGATGGGCATCGCTGTTGATGGTCATGCTGTTTTGCAACGGAGTGACGATGACAATGCTTGGGATTACCGGTGAATACATCGGCCGCATTTACGATGAAGTGAAAGAGCGGCCTCTATATATTGTCAATGAAACATGGGGAGTCGGAACGAGACATGAACGAAAGCCTTCCTACATTCCGTAA
- a CDS encoding GtrA family protein, which produces MNESLPTFRKEKQAIWRFAVVGVGNTAVDFAVFFLLTAAGVPAAAAQVASYGAGVANSYVWNRRWTFQMKQKANIGELLRFLAVNGLSLGVSLVVLLAAERLGPLWLAKGAATVMGMAVNFVGSRCWVFAAPRSER; this is translated from the coding sequence ATGAACGAAAGCCTTCCTACATTCCGTAAAGAAAAACAAGCCATATGGCGGTTTGCCGTCGTCGGGGTGGGCAATACGGCGGTCGACTTCGCTGTCTTTTTTCTGCTCACCGCCGCAGGCGTTCCTGCGGCCGCGGCGCAAGTCGCTTCTTACGGCGCCGGGGTGGCAAACAGCTACGTTTGGAACCGGCGCTGGACGTTTCAAATGAAGCAAAAGGCGAATATCGGGGAATTGCTTCGGTTTCTTGCGGTCAACGGGCTGTCGCTTGGGGTGTCGCTTGTCGTCTTGTTGGCGGCCGAACGGCTCGGCCCGCTTTGGCTCGCGAAAGGTGCGGCCACGGTCATGGGCATGGCGGTGAACTTCGTTGGCAGCCGCTGTTGGGTGTTTGCGGCACCGCGAAGCGAACGTTGA
- the ltaE gene encoding low-specificity L-threonine aldolase — translation MTFIDFRSDTVTKPTAEMRRAMSEAEVGDDVYGEDPTVNRLEALAAKMLGKEDALFVTSGTQGNQVAILTHCRPGDEVILEAESHIFLYEAGAAAALAGVQTRPIRGTNGAMDPDDVNKAIRSDDIHHPRSGLVCLENTHNKAGGKVISVETMKAIYHVANERGVPVHLDGARLFNAAIAAGVPVTEFTQYADTVQICLSKGLSAPVGSVLAGSRAFIKEARKWRQRLGGGLRQAGVLAASGIIALETMVDRLAEDHANARLLANGLAAIPGLSVDVDGVETNIVLCHIHDTGLSNEAFIALLKAAGILASPFDDGVIRFVIHREITADLVQTALERIKRQLS, via the coding sequence ATGACGTTCATTGATTTTCGCAGCGATACCGTGACCAAACCGACGGCAGAGATGCGCCGAGCAATGTCGGAAGCCGAAGTCGGCGACGACGTATACGGCGAAGATCCGACCGTCAACCGTTTAGAAGCGTTGGCGGCCAAAATGCTTGGAAAAGAAGACGCCTTGTTCGTCACAAGCGGCACGCAAGGAAACCAAGTCGCCATCTTGACGCATTGCCGCCCGGGGGATGAGGTGATATTGGAAGCCGAATCGCACATTTTCTTGTATGAGGCGGGAGCGGCGGCGGCGCTCGCCGGCGTCCAAACGCGGCCGATCCGCGGGACAAACGGTGCGATGGACCCGGATGACGTCAACAAAGCGATTCGCAGCGACGACATCCACCATCCGCGGTCCGGGCTCGTTTGCTTGGAAAATACCCACAACAAAGCCGGTGGAAAAGTCATTTCCGTGGAAACGATGAAAGCGATCTACCATGTCGCCAACGAACGCGGCGTTCCCGTCCACCTTGACGGAGCGCGGCTGTTTAACGCCGCTATCGCCGCCGGAGTGCCGGTGACGGAATTCACCCAGTATGCCGATACGGTGCAAATCTGCCTCTCAAAAGGACTGTCCGCACCGGTCGGATCGGTGCTGGCCGGCAGCCGCGCCTTCATTAAAGAGGCGCGCAAATGGCGGCAGCGACTCGGCGGCGGTCTGCGCCAAGCCGGCGTCTTGGCTGCGTCGGGCATCATCGCCCTTGAAACAATGGTCGACCGCCTCGCCGAAGACCACGCAAACGCCCGTCTGCTCGCGAACGGGCTGGCGGCCATTCCCGGCCTGTCCGTCGATGTCGATGGAGTCGAAACGAACATCGTCCTTTGCCATATTCACGACACTGGGCTTTCCAACGAAGCGTTTATCGCCCTTTTGAAAGCGGCCGGCATCTTGGCCAGCCCGTTTGATGACGGCGTCATTCGCTTCGTCATCCACCGGGAAATCACCGCCGATCTGGTGCAAACCGCACTCGAACGAATCAAGCGGCAATTGTCCTAA
- a CDS encoding glutamate-5-semialdehyde dehydrogenase: MNELLEKAERLKTASQTLAMLSTEEKNAALEQIAQAIDRERAVILAANENDMAAGRAQGLSPALLDRLQLTNERIDQIIGGVRQVASLPDPVGEIVAEWTRPNGLRIQTVRVPLGVIGMVYEARPNVTVDAASLCLKTGNAVLLRGSSSALHSNKALVAVMKEALRTTTIPETAIELLEDTSRETAQRMFRLNDYLDVLIPRGGAGLIRSVVENATVPVLETGVGNCHIFIDESAERLMAIDIVVNAKLQRPSVCNAVETVLIHERWPYAGELLEALHARGVELRGDRHLVAMHPFVNEATEEDWHTEYLAPILAVKLVDDVDEAIEHIRRYGTKHSEAIITENEAHVRRFFQAVDAAVLYHNASTRFTDGEQFGYGAEIGISTQKLHARGPMGLVAITTTKSLVYGTGQIRTV; encoded by the coding sequence ATGAACGAACTGCTGGAAAAAGCCGAACGGTTGAAAACAGCGTCACAAACGTTGGCCATGCTGTCTACCGAAGAAAAAAATGCGGCATTGGAACAGATCGCCCAAGCCATCGACCGCGAACGCGCCGTCATTTTGGCGGCAAACGAAAACGATATGGCCGCCGGCCGCGCGCAAGGGCTGTCGCCGGCTTTGCTTGACCGGCTGCAGCTCACGAATGAACGGATCGATCAAATCATCGGCGGCGTCCGCCAAGTCGCTTCATTACCTGACCCGGTCGGGGAAATCGTTGCCGAATGGACGCGGCCAAACGGGCTGCGCATTCAAACCGTGCGCGTGCCGCTTGGGGTGATCGGCATGGTGTATGAGGCGCGCCCGAATGTGACGGTCGATGCCGCCAGCCTTTGCCTGAAAACGGGCAACGCCGTCTTGCTCCGCGGCAGCTCATCGGCGCTTCATTCCAACAAAGCGCTTGTGGCGGTCATGAAAGAGGCGCTTCGCACAACGACCATCCCGGAAACCGCCATTGAGCTGCTCGAAGACACGAGCCGGGAAACGGCCCAGCGCATGTTCCGCCTCAACGACTATCTTGATGTCCTCATTCCGCGCGGCGGAGCGGGGCTGATCCGCTCGGTCGTCGAAAACGCCACCGTACCGGTGCTTGAGACCGGCGTCGGCAACTGCCATATTTTCATCGACGAATCGGCCGAGCGGCTGATGGCAATCGATATCGTCGTAAACGCCAAACTGCAGCGTCCGTCCGTCTGCAACGCCGTCGAAACGGTGCTCATTCACGAACGGTGGCCGTACGCTGGCGAGCTGCTTGAGGCGCTTCATGCTCGCGGCGTTGAGCTGCGCGGCGACCGTCACCTTGTCGCTATGCATCCGTTTGTCAACGAAGCGACGGAAGAAGACTGGCATACGGAATATTTGGCCCCAATTTTAGCCGTGAAGCTCGTCGACGATGTCGATGAAGCGATCGAGCATATCCGCCGCTACGGGACGAAACATTCGGAAGCGATCATCACCGAAAACGAGGCGCACGTCCGTCGCTTTTTCCAAGCCGTCGACGCGGCGGTGTTGTACCATAACGCGTCCACCCGCTTCACGGATGGCGAACAGTTCGGCTACGGGGCAGAAATCGGCATCAGCACGCAAAAGCTGCACGCCCGCGGGCCGATGGGGCTTGTGGCCATCACGACAACGAAATCGCTCGTGTACGGGACCGGGCAAATTCGAACTGTGTAA
- the proB gene encoding glutamate 5-kinase, whose amino-acid sequence MKRQRVVVKIGSSSLTDPKGGLCLDKLHDHVEAIAHLKQLGHDVILITSGAVAAGFGPLGYPARPTTLAGKQAAAAVGQSLLMQAYSSAFARFGFTAAQLLLTRSDFYSRERFRNLFATITTLLEHGAVPIINENDPVSAEELTFGDNDMLSALVAGFLHADALVLLTDINGLYDANPKTNPQAKKYAFLPEITSEMLASAGGSGSAVGTGGMRSKLLAARKALSFGVSVFIGTGSGKEKLADILAGKGDGTYIGAPFPKQMQMRKQWIAYHAPVSGVITVDSGAEEALLVRGKSLLPAGVTAVSGDFHAMDVVDVVNEKGVTIGRGQVYYAAADLKKVKGRPSEEARQYSYLHRPEVIHRDNWVTLRKERVQR is encoded by the coding sequence ATGAAACGGCAGCGCGTCGTCGTCAAAATCGGGAGCAGCTCGCTCACCGATCCAAAAGGCGGCCTATGCCTTGACAAACTTCATGATCACGTCGAAGCCATTGCGCACCTGAAACAGCTTGGCCATGACGTCATTCTCATCACTTCGGGGGCGGTCGCTGCCGGGTTCGGACCGTTAGGCTACCCGGCGCGGCCGACGACGCTCGCCGGCAAACAGGCGGCCGCCGCCGTCGGACAAAGCCTGCTCATGCAGGCGTACAGTTCGGCGTTCGCCCGATTCGGCTTCACCGCCGCCCAATTGTTGTTGACGCGCAGCGATTTTTACAGCCGCGAGCGGTTCCGCAACTTGTTTGCGACGATCACGACATTGCTTGAGCACGGCGCCGTCCCGATCATTAACGAAAACGATCCGGTTTCCGCTGAGGAGCTGACGTTTGGCGACAATGACATGCTTTCCGCCTTGGTCGCCGGCTTTTTGCACGCCGATGCGCTCGTTTTGCTCACCGACATCAACGGGCTGTACGACGCCAATCCGAAAACGAACCCACAGGCGAAAAAGTACGCCTTTTTGCCGGAGATTACAAGCGAGATGCTCGCCTCAGCCGGTGGCAGCGGCTCAGCGGTCGGCACCGGCGGCATGCGCTCAAAGCTGTTGGCCGCCCGAAAAGCGCTCTCGTTCGGTGTCAGCGTCTTCATCGGCACGGGAAGCGGCAAAGAAAAGCTCGCCGATATTTTGGCTGGAAAAGGGGACGGCACGTACATCGGCGCTCCGTTTCCGAAACAAATGCAGATGCGCAAGCAATGGATCGCCTATCACGCCCCCGTTTCCGGCGTGATCACCGTTGACAGCGGCGCCGAGGAAGCGCTGCTTGTGCGCGGGAAAAGCTTGCTTCCCGCCGGCGTCACGGCCGTTTCCGGCGACTTCCATGCAATGGATGTCGTCGACGTCGTCAATGAAAAAGGCGTCACCATCGGCCGCGGCCAAGTGTATTACGCCGCCGCCGATTTGAAAAAAGTGAAAGGGCGGCCGAGCGAAGAGGCCCGGCAATACTCTTACCTTCACCGCCCGGAAGTCATCCACCGCGACAATTGGGTCACTTTGCGAAAGGAGCGTGTCCAAAGATGA
- the ilvD gene encoding dihydroxy-acid dehydratase produces MKKRRSDMIKKGFDRAPHRSLLRAAGVKDEDFDKPFIAVVNSYIDIIPGHVHLQEFGKIVKEAIREAGGVPFEMNTIGVDDGIAMGHIGMRYSLPSREIIADSIETVISAHWFDGMVCIPNCDKITPGMMMAAMRLNIPTIFVSGGPMKAGVTKDGRKISLSSVFEGVGAYLGGTLDEKGLEELERYGCPTCGSCSGMFTANSMNCLAEALGLALPGNGTILAVDPARKELVRRSAKQLMYLIEHDIKPRDIVTEKAIDNAFALDMALGGSTNTVLHTLAIANEAGIDYSLERINEIAARVPHLAKLAPASDIHYIEDLHEAGGVSAVLNELAKKEGTLHLDTLTVTGKTLGENIAGCEVKNYDVIRPIDNPYSETGGLAILFGNLAPDGAVIKTGAVQGGITRHEGPAIVFDSQEEALEGIASGKIQPGHVVVIRYEGPKGGPGMPEMLAPTSQIVGMGLGTKVALVTDGRFSGASRGLSVGHVSPEAAEGGPIAFIQDGDIIEIDTVKRTINVKLSDEELERRKANWKGFEPKVKTGYLARYSKHVTSASTGGIMKI; encoded by the coding sequence ATGAAAAAACGGCGCAGCGACATGATCAAAAAAGGGTTTGACCGCGCTCCGCATCGGAGTTTGCTGCGGGCGGCCGGCGTGAAAGACGAAGATTTTGACAAACCGTTCATTGCCGTGGTCAACTCGTACATCGACATCATTCCGGGACACGTCCATTTGCAAGAGTTTGGAAAAATTGTCAAAGAAGCGATTCGCGAGGCGGGCGGCGTCCCGTTTGAAATGAATACGATCGGCGTTGATGACGGCATTGCGATGGGCCATATCGGGATGCGCTATTCGCTTCCGAGCCGGGAAATCATCGCGGATTCGATTGAAACGGTCATTTCCGCGCACTGGTTTGACGGTATGGTGTGCATTCCCAACTGTGACAAGATTACGCCGGGGATGATGATGGCAGCGATGCGGCTCAACATCCCGACGATTTTCGTCAGCGGCGGGCCGATGAAAGCCGGTGTCACGAAAGATGGGCGCAAAATCTCGCTTTCGTCCGTGTTTGAAGGCGTCGGCGCGTATTTGGGCGGAACGCTCGATGAAAAAGGGTTGGAAGAGCTCGAACGCTACGGCTGTCCGACGTGCGGGTCGTGTTCCGGCATGTTTACCGCCAACTCGATGAACTGTTTGGCTGAAGCGCTTGGGTTGGCTTTGCCGGGCAACGGCACGATTTTGGCGGTCGACCCGGCGCGCAAAGAGCTCGTCCGCCGCTCAGCGAAGCAGCTCATGTATTTGATTGAGCATGATATTAAGCCGCGCGACATCGTGACGGAAAAAGCGATTGACAACGCGTTCGCGCTCGATATGGCGCTCGGCGGCTCGACGAACACGGTGCTGCATACGCTGGCGATCGCCAATGAAGCTGGCATTGACTACTCGCTCGAGCGGATCAACGAAATCGCCGCCCGCGTGCCGCACTTGGCGAAGCTCGCACCGGCCTCCGATATTCATTACATTGAAGATTTGCACGAAGCCGGCGGCGTCTCGGCGGTGCTGAATGAATTGGCGAAAAAAGAAGGGACGCTGCATTTGGATACGCTGACCGTCACCGGCAAGACGCTCGGTGAAAACATCGCCGGCTGTGAAGTGAAAAACTATGACGTCATTCGGCCGATTGACAACCCGTATTCGGAAACGGGGGGCCTCGCCATTTTGTTCGGCAACTTGGCTCCGGACGGTGCCGTCATTAAAACGGGCGCGGTTCAAGGCGGCATTACGCGCCATGAAGGCCCGGCGATCGTCTTTGATTCGCAGGAAGAGGCGCTGGAAGGCATCGCCAGCGGCAAAATCCAACCGGGTCATGTCGTCGTCATCCGCTATGAAGGGCCAAAAGGCGGCCCAGGCATGCCGGAAATGCTGGCGCCAACATCGCAAATTGTCGGCATGGGGCTTGGCACCAAGGTGGCGCTTGTGACCGACGGCCGCTTCTCCGGCGCCTCGCGCGGCCTGTCGGTCGGGCATGTGTCTCCGGAAGCGGCGGAAGGCGGCCCAATCGCCTTCATCCAAGACGGCGACATCATTGAAATCGACACAGTGAAACGGACGATCAACGTCAAGCTGTCCGACGAAGAGCTCGAACGCCGAAAAGCGAACTGGAAAGGCTTTGAGCCGAAAGTGAAAACCGGGTATCTCGCCCGCTACTCGAAACATGTCACCTCGGCGAGCACGGGTGGGATTATGAAAATTTAG
- the paaK gene encoding phenylacetate--CoA ligase PaaK, with protein sequence MILHDIETAARRELEALQLDRLRVTAERVYARVPFYRQRFDECGVKPEDIRTLEDVRKLPFTTKRDLRDHYPFGLLAVDLSQCVRVHASSGTSGKPTVVAYTKQDIEHWADIVARAIVIAGGKPGDVIHNAYGYGLFTGGLGLHYGSERLGAVTVPVSGGNTDRQVMIIEDFQPTVICATPSYVLNIAERMKELGKDPRQTSLKYGIFGAEPWSEEMRRTLEETFDMKACDIYGLSEVIGPGVAMECHEAQNGLHIAEDHFLVEVIDPKTLEPVAEGEEGELVFTSLTKEAFPVIRYRTGDIASVTRERCACGRTTARMSRVKGRVDDMIIIRGVNVFPSEIEHHLLRVSELAPHYQLHRLRHGHLEALELHAEVTDRFYSEVGGDLQSEQAAALARRIQSLLKTHCLISIDVHLHSPKTLPRSEGKAVRIVDRRHLEAPQSI encoded by the coding sequence ATGATTTTGCATGACATCGAGACGGCTGCACGCCGTGAGCTTGAGGCGCTCCAGCTCGATCGGCTGCGGGTGACGGCGGAGCGGGTGTATGCGCGGGTGCCGTTTTATCGGCAACGGTTTGATGAATGCGGAGTGAAGCCGGAGGACATCCGGACGCTTGAGGATGTGCGCAAGCTCCCGTTTACGACAAAGCGGGATTTGCGGGATCATTATCCGTTTGGTTTGCTCGCGGTCGATCTTTCCCAATGCGTCCGTGTGCACGCTTCAAGCGGCACGAGCGGCAAACCGACGGTGGTCGCTTACACGAAGCAGGACATTGAGCACTGGGCCGATATTGTGGCGCGGGCGATTGTCATCGCGGGCGGAAAACCGGGGGATGTGATTCACAACGCCTATGGATACGGGCTGTTTACGGGCGGGCTCGGGCTGCATTATGGCAGCGAGCGGCTTGGCGCCGTGACGGTGCCGGTATCCGGGGGCAACACCGACCGGCAAGTGATGATCATTGAAGATTTTCAGCCGACCGTCATTTGCGCCACGCCGTCCTATGTATTGAACATTGCCGAGCGGATGAAGGAGCTGGGCAAAGATCCGCGGCAAACATCGCTCAAATACGGCATCTTCGGTGCGGAACCGTGGTCCGAGGAAATGCGGCGCACGCTTGAAGAAACGTTTGATATGAAGGCATGCGACATTTACGGACTGAGTGAAGTGATCGGCCCGGGGGTGGCGATGGAATGCCACGAAGCGCAAAACGGCCTCCATATCGCCGAGGACCATTTCCTTGTGGAGGTGATCGACCCGAAAACGCTCGAGCCGGTGGCGGAAGGGGAAGAAGGAGAGTTGGTTTTTACGAGCTTGACGAAAGAGGCGTTTCCGGTCATCCGCTACCGGACGGGCGACATCGCTTCCGTGACGAGAGAGCGGTGTGCTTGCGGGCGGACGACGGCGCGCATGTCGCGGGTCAAGGGGCGGGTTGATGATATGATCATCATCCGCGGCGTCAATGTGTTCCCGTCGGAAATTGAGCACCATCTGCTTCGTGTCTCGGAACTGGCTCCGCACTATCAGCTGCACCGTCTCCGCCACGGACATTTGGAAGCGCTTGAGCTGCATGCGGAAGTGACCGACCGTTTTTACAGCGAGGTCGGGGGAGATTTGCAAAGCGAGCAGGCCGCGGCCCTTGCCCGGCGCATTCAGTCATTGTTGAAAACGCACTGTCTTATTTCGATTGACGTCCATCTCCATTCGCCGAAAACGCTCCCGCGGTCGGAAGGAAAAGCAGTGCGTATCGTTGACCGCCGCCATCTTGAAGCACCGCAATCCATTTGA
- the paaA gene encoding 1,2-phenylacetyl-CoA epoxidase subunit PaaA, with protein sequence MASIMTFTRLSDEEKYERFMQRIEAGEKIEADDWMPDEYRMTLIKLIAMHAVSEIMGALPEKEWVPKAPSLRRKLGIMAKVQDEMGHGQLLLRVAEDLLAPLGKTREDIIEDLLNERLKFHNVFHMPAPTWADAGLIGWLVDGAAIMTQTNMLDASYGPYARALKRICAEEVFHAQHGESIILALAEGTKEQKEMLQEALNRWWEALLMFFGPPTADTTGTSKQDITIKYRIRTKTNEQLRQDFFTKYVPRIWALGLKIPDETMRFDKEKGQWIYQQPDWEKFKQIIRNHGPKSQERLELRRTAYKQNAWVREALSAVRTAG encoded by the coding sequence ATGGCGTCTATCATGACGTTCACCCGCCTGTCAGATGAGGAGAAATACGAACGGTTTATGCAGCGCATCGAGGCGGGGGAAAAGATCGAAGCCGATGACTGGATGCCGGATGAATATCGAATGACGCTCATCAAGCTGATTGCGATGCATGCGGTGAGCGAAATTATGGGAGCGCTTCCGGAAAAAGAATGGGTGCCGAAAGCGCCGTCGCTGCGCCGGAAGCTTGGCATCATGGCGAAGGTGCAGGACGAGATGGGGCACGGCCAGCTGCTGCTGCGGGTGGCGGAAGATTTGCTGGCGCCGCTTGGGAAAACGCGGGAAGACATTATCGAAGATTTATTAAACGAACGGTTGAAGTTTCATAACGTGTTTCATATGCCGGCGCCGACATGGGCGGACGCCGGGCTGATCGGATGGCTTGTCGACGGGGCGGCGATTATGACGCAGACGAACATGCTGGATGCCTCATACGGACCGTACGCACGGGCGCTGAAGCGCATTTGCGCCGAGGAAGTGTTTCACGCCCAGCACGGCGAGTCGATCATTTTGGCGCTCGCCGAAGGGACGAAGGAGCAGAAGGAGATGCTGCAAGAGGCGCTCAACCGTTGGTGGGAGGCGTTGCTCATGTTTTTCGGCCCGCCGACGGCCGACACGACGGGAACCTCGAAGCAAGACATCACGATCAAATACCGCATCCGCACGAAAACGAATGAACAGCTGCGCCAAGACTTCTTTACGAAATATGTGCCGCGCATTTGGGCGCTTGGTCTGAAGATTCCGGATGAGACAATGCGTTTTGACAAAGAGAAGGGCCAATGGATTTACCAGCAGCCGGACTGGGAGAAGTTTAAACAAATCATTCGCAATCATGGTCCAAAATCGCAAGAGCGGCTGGAGCTGCGGCGGACGGCATACAAGCAGAACGCCTGGGTGCGCGAGGCGCTCAGTGCGGTGCGGACGGCCGGATGA